One segment of Bombus pascuorum chromosome 6, iyBomPasc1.1, whole genome shotgun sequence DNA contains the following:
- the LOC132908012 gene encoding KH domain-containing, RNA-binding, signal transduction-associated protein 3-like isoform X3, with product MSERPSNGEYKYQREENADSKVRTSSEKERDEKEHQVDKAGEYVRELLQEKVELDSQKWPNATRLIDQEIQKTQAIGKPLRDLKYVDIYREKPIRVSVKVLVPVREHPKFNFVGKLLGPKGNSMKRLQEETMCKMAVLGRGSMKDRQKEEECRMSLDPKYAHLSDDLHVEITALAPPAEAYARIAFALAEVRKYLIPDNNDNIRQEQMREMEMSMTDDPTSGDDRRPSVRGVPGAGGILRPTTRPTMPRSSRASSILAAILPPPSSRGPISRPVSAKSKVFSILDRARVAMDQSYGYETATPPPSNRVGSHHDYDYHTSTGSSSRYGDRHYTSTSGDDMYPSSRYTTYEYEDDAVPHSSHNYYETSEYPGV from the exons ATGAGTGAGCGGCCGAGTAATGGTGAATACAAGTATCAAAGGGAAGAAAATGCCGATTCGAAGGTAAGAACATCGTCGGAAAAGGAACGTGATGAAAAGGAACATCAGGTTGACAAAGCCGGGGAATATGTCCGGGAGCTTTTGCAAGAAAAAGTTGAATTGGATTCGCAAAAATGGCCTAATGCAACCAGATTAATTGATCAAG AAATTCAAAAAACTCAAGCTATTGGGAAACCACTTAGAGATCTTAAATATGTGGATATTTATCGTGAAAAACCAATTCGGGTGTCAGTTAAAGTACTGGTACCGGTTCGGGAACATCCAAAG TTCAATTTTGTGGGAAAATTACTGGGACCAAAAGGTAATTCTATGAAACGTTTACAAGAAGAAACTATGTGTAAAATGGCTGTACTAGGAAGAGGATCTATGAAAGATCGtcaaaaa GAGGAAGAATGTCGTATGTCTTTGGATCCAAAATACGCACACCTTTCGGACGACCTACATGTGGAAATAACAGCACTTGCACCTCCGGCGGAGGCTTATGCTCGTATTGCATTTGCGTTGGCTGAAGTTCGAAAATATCTTATTCCCGATAACAACGACAACATACGGCAAGAGCAAATGCGCGAAATGGAAATGAGCATGACAGATGATCCAACAAGTGGTGATGATAGAAGGCCCTCCGTCAGAGGAGTACCAGGTGCTGGAGGAATATTAAGACCAACCACAAGACCAACGATGCCACGATCTTCGCGAG CTTCGTCTATTTTAGCGGCGATACTTCCACCGCCTTCCAGCCGGGGACCAATCTCACGTCCTGTTTCAGCAAAAAGCAAAGTGTTCTCTATCTTAGATCGTGCAAGAGTTGCAATGGATCAAAGTTATGG tTATGAGACTGCCACTCCACCTCCAAGTAATCGTGTCGGATCTCATCATGATTACGATTATCACACATCAACGGGCAGTAGCAGCCGATACGGAGACCGACATTATACGTCAACATCAGG AGATGATATGTATCCTTCCTCGAGGTACACAACCTACGAATACGAGGACGATGCTGTCCCTCACTCTTCGCATAACTACTACGAAACATCAGAATATCCAG GTGTATAG
- the LOC132908012 gene encoding KH domain-containing, RNA-binding, signal transduction-associated protein 3-like isoform X1 — protein MSERPSNGEYKYQREENADSKVRTSSEKERDEKEHQVDKAGEYVRELLQEKVELDSQKWPNATRLIDQEIQKTQAIGKPLRDLKYVDIYREKPIRVSVKVLVPVREHPKFNFVGKLLGPKGNSMKRLQEETMCKMAVLGRGSMKDRQKEEECRMSLDPKYAHLSDDLHVEITALAPPAEAYARIAFALAEVRKYLIPDNNDNIRQEQMREMEMSMTDDPTSGDDRRPSVRGVPGAGGILRPTTRPTMPRSSRASSILAAILPPPSSRGPISRPVSAKSKVFSILDRARVAMDQSYGYETATPPPSNRVGSHHDYDYHTSTGSSSRYGDRHYTSTSGDDMYPSSRYTTYEYEDDAVPHSSHNYYETSEYPEESSSRAWKSYKTTTTSGSSSRYRNAPYSRPSK, from the exons ATGAGTGAGCGGCCGAGTAATGGTGAATACAAGTATCAAAGGGAAGAAAATGCCGATTCGAAGGTAAGAACATCGTCGGAAAAGGAACGTGATGAAAAGGAACATCAGGTTGACAAAGCCGGGGAATATGTCCGGGAGCTTTTGCAAGAAAAAGTTGAATTGGATTCGCAAAAATGGCCTAATGCAACCAGATTAATTGATCAAG AAATTCAAAAAACTCAAGCTATTGGGAAACCACTTAGAGATCTTAAATATGTGGATATTTATCGTGAAAAACCAATTCGGGTGTCAGTTAAAGTACTGGTACCGGTTCGGGAACATCCAAAG TTCAATTTTGTGGGAAAATTACTGGGACCAAAAGGTAATTCTATGAAACGTTTACAAGAAGAAACTATGTGTAAAATGGCTGTACTAGGAAGAGGATCTATGAAAGATCGtcaaaaa GAGGAAGAATGTCGTATGTCTTTGGATCCAAAATACGCACACCTTTCGGACGACCTACATGTGGAAATAACAGCACTTGCACCTCCGGCGGAGGCTTATGCTCGTATTGCATTTGCGTTGGCTGAAGTTCGAAAATATCTTATTCCCGATAACAACGACAACATACGGCAAGAGCAAATGCGCGAAATGGAAATGAGCATGACAGATGATCCAACAAGTGGTGATGATAGAAGGCCCTCCGTCAGAGGAGTACCAGGTGCTGGAGGAATATTAAGACCAACCACAAGACCAACGATGCCACGATCTTCGCGAG CTTCGTCTATTTTAGCGGCGATACTTCCACCGCCTTCCAGCCGGGGACCAATCTCACGTCCTGTTTCAGCAAAAAGCAAAGTGTTCTCTATCTTAGATCGTGCAAGAGTTGCAATGGATCAAAGTTATGG tTATGAGACTGCCACTCCACCTCCAAGTAATCGTGTCGGATCTCATCATGATTACGATTATCACACATCAACGGGCAGTAGCAGCCGATACGGAGACCGACATTATACGTCAACATCAGG AGATGATATGTATCCTTCCTCGAGGTACACAACCTACGAATACGAGGACGATGCTGTCCCTCACTCTTCGCATAACTACTACGAAACATCAGAATATCCAG AGGAATCATCGAGCCGCGCATGGAAATCGTACAAGACGACAACGACATCGGGCTCAAGCTCGCGCTACCGCAACGCCCCGTATTCACGACCTTCCAAGTAA
- the LOC132908014 gene encoding N-acetyltransferase family 8 member 3-like: MNHIIVVRSYKPGDEINCRELVKAGVMSSLSSTFFGIVFKELTFQLMILFAAIMFIFFGLPLTVCILVIPLVIFLVYVGTYIAFTVKTIEVNEEVSNIPRIYMSNAFSCFWVAEVFEPYLMTHNPKNVHYTIMTEQQFRDSNIDISSQIKKIVGTVALCKSYRLDKGAWIKRLYVHERYRRKGIASCLINVAVQFAITEGYSCANLVASEYTDGGRELSFKKGFELQQMYHKPILGSLITVLMYELTYQIKPGEADYVPVVYTRSMLNK, encoded by the exons aTGAATCACATTATAGTAGTACGAAGTTATAAACCAGgcgatgaaattaattgtagGGAGTTAGTGAAAGCGGGCGTAATGTCTTCTCTAAGTTCGACGTTTTTTGGAATTGTATTTAAAGAATTGACTTTTCAGTTGATGATATTGTTTGCCGctataatgtttattttttttggaTTGCCCTTGACAGTTTGCATTTTAGTTATTCCTCTCGTCATTTTTTTGGTATATGTTGGAACTTATATAGCTTTCACTGTGAAAACTATAGAAGTTAATGAAGAAGTTTCTAATATACCAAG GATTTATATGTCTAATGCCTTTTCATGCTTTTGGGTTGCTGAAGTATTTGAACCTTACCTAATGACACATAATCCAAAGAATGTACATTATACCATAATGACAGAACAACAATTTCGTGATTCAAACATTGACATTTCATCTCAGATTAAGAAGATTGTAGGAACTGTTGCTTTGTGTAAAAGCTATAGATTAGATAAAGGTGCATGGATCAAAAGGCTCTATGTACATGAGCGATATAGAAGAAAAGGAATAGCTTCATGCCTTATAAATGTTGCTGTGCAATTTGCTATTACTGAAGGATACAGTTGTGCTAATCTTGTTGCCTCAGAATATACAGATGGTGGGAGAGAGCTATCTTTTAAAAAAGGTTTTGAATTGCAACAAATGTACCATAAACCAATTTTGGGCTCACTTATAACTGTGTTAATGTATGAATTGACATATCAAATTAAACCTGGTGAAGCTGATTATGTGCCTGTAGTTTACACTAGATCAATgcttaataaataa
- the LOC132908013 gene encoding uncharacterized protein LOC132908013 isoform X1, giving the protein MCLFKCSLRSTVEIVRCTISVKYKSSYTNMLPPTYVEGFHDLEAVKAMEYRPFGKTGLMVSKLSFGGGPLGCHYGTYDEGQAIEAIRQGIKQGINYIDTAPWYGQGRSETTIGKALKGIPRKAYYIATKVGRYELNYENMFNFSKEKTRSSFLESLQLLGLDYVDVIQVHDIEFAPSLDIIITQTLPELSRQVADGKAKHIGITGYPISILKECIEKSNIKISCVLSYSRHTLIDNTLSEYIPFFKAHNIGIINASAPCMGLLTNKGPPTWHHSSEQTKEVCADAAAYCKDHDIELAKLALWYSMQCKDIATYLVGMQNLKELQINLNVVKNGITDKEKTVLQEIQEKYLCKITEKHWENKELQAYWEYMKK; this is encoded by the exons ATGTGTTTATTCAAGTGCTCCTTACGCTCTACTGTGGAAATCGTGCGATGTACTATaagtgttaaatataaatcatcttacac aaatatgttACCACCGACATACGTCGAAGGTTTTCATGATTTGGAAGCCGTTAAGGCTATGGAATATAGACCTTTCGGCAAAACCGGATTGATGGTCAGCAAATTATCATTTGGCGGCGGACCGCTTGGTTGTCATTATGG TACGTATGATGAAGGTCAAGCAATTGAAGCGATACGTCAAGGAATAAAACAGGGGATCAATTACATTGATACCGCACCATGGTATGGTCAAGGTCGCTCCGAAACTACTATTGGAAAA GCACTGAAAGGCATTCCACGTAAAGCATATTATATCGCGACAAAAGTCGGACGATACgaattaaattacgaaaatatgtTCAATTTTTCCAAAGAAAAAACTAGAAGTAGTTTCCTTGAAAGCTTACAACTTTTGGGTTTGGATTATGTTGATGTCATCCAA gTTCATGATATCGAATTTGCACCAAGTTTAGACATAATAATTACACAAACCTTACCGGAACTGTCAAGACAAGTTGCGGACGGCAAGGCAAAGCACATTGGTATCACTGGATATCCGATATCCATTTTAAAGGAATGTATTgaaaaaagtaatatcaaaatttcttGCGTACTGAGCTATTCAAGGCATACGCTAATAGATAATACTTTGTCTGaatatattccatttttcaaG GCACATAATATTGGTATAATTAATGCTTCTGCACCATGTATGGGACTTCTAACTAATAAGGGTCCACCAACTTGGCATCACAGTTCAGAACAAACGAAAGAAGTATGTGCAGATGCTGCTGCGTATTGTAAg GATCATGATATAGAATTAGCCAAGTTAGCATTATGGTATTCTATGCAGTGCAAAGATATTGCTACATATTTAGTCGgaatgcaaaatttaaaagaactgCAGATAAACCTTAATGTTGTAAAAAATGGAATTACAGATAAGGAAAAAACTGTGCTTCAAGAAATTCAGGAAAA gtatttatgtaaaataacagAGAAACACTGGGAAAACAAGGAACTTCAAGCATACTgggaatatatgaaaaaataa
- the LOC132908012 gene encoding KH domain-containing, RNA-binding, signal transduction-associated protein 2-like isoform X2, whose translation MSERPSNGEYKYQREENADSKVRTSSEKERDEKEHQVDKAGEYVRELLQEKVELDSQKWPNATRLIDQEIQKTQAIGKPLRDLKYVDIYREKPIRVSVKVLVPVREHPKFNFVGKLLGPKGNSMKRLQEETMCKMAVLGRGSMKDRQKEEECRMSLDPKYAHLSDDLHVEITALAPPAEAYARIAFALAEVRKYLIPDNNDNIRQEQMREMEMSMTDDPTSGDDRRPSVRGVPGAGGILRPTTRPTMPRSSRAAILPPPSSRGPISRPVSAKSKVFSILDRARVAMDQSYGYETATPPPSNRVGSHHDYDYHTSTGSSSRYGDRHYTSTSGDDMYPSSRYTTYEYEDDAVPHSSHNYYETSEYPEESSSRAWKSYKTTTTSGSSSRYRNAPYSRPSK comes from the exons ATGAGTGAGCGGCCGAGTAATGGTGAATACAAGTATCAAAGGGAAGAAAATGCCGATTCGAAGGTAAGAACATCGTCGGAAAAGGAACGTGATGAAAAGGAACATCAGGTTGACAAAGCCGGGGAATATGTCCGGGAGCTTTTGCAAGAAAAAGTTGAATTGGATTCGCAAAAATGGCCTAATGCAACCAGATTAATTGATCAAG AAATTCAAAAAACTCAAGCTATTGGGAAACCACTTAGAGATCTTAAATATGTGGATATTTATCGTGAAAAACCAATTCGGGTGTCAGTTAAAGTACTGGTACCGGTTCGGGAACATCCAAAG TTCAATTTTGTGGGAAAATTACTGGGACCAAAAGGTAATTCTATGAAACGTTTACAAGAAGAAACTATGTGTAAAATGGCTGTACTAGGAAGAGGATCTATGAAAGATCGtcaaaaa GAGGAAGAATGTCGTATGTCTTTGGATCCAAAATACGCACACCTTTCGGACGACCTACATGTGGAAATAACAGCACTTGCACCTCCGGCGGAGGCTTATGCTCGTATTGCATTTGCGTTGGCTGAAGTTCGAAAATATCTTATTCCCGATAACAACGACAACATACGGCAAGAGCAAATGCGCGAAATGGAAATGAGCATGACAGATGATCCAACAAGTGGTGATGATAGAAGGCCCTCCGTCAGAGGAGTACCAGGTGCTGGAGGAATATTAAGACCAACCACAAGACCAACGATGCCACGATCTTCGCGAG CGGCGATACTTCCACCGCCTTCCAGCCGGGGACCAATCTCACGTCCTGTTTCAGCAAAAAGCAAAGTGTTCTCTATCTTAGATCGTGCAAGAGTTGCAATGGATCAAAGTTATGG tTATGAGACTGCCACTCCACCTCCAAGTAATCGTGTCGGATCTCATCATGATTACGATTATCACACATCAACGGGCAGTAGCAGCCGATACGGAGACCGACATTATACGTCAACATCAGG AGATGATATGTATCCTTCCTCGAGGTACACAACCTACGAATACGAGGACGATGCTGTCCCTCACTCTTCGCATAACTACTACGAAACATCAGAATATCCAG AGGAATCATCGAGCCGCGCATGGAAATCGTACAAGACGACAACGACATCGGGCTCAAGCTCGCGCTACCGCAACGCCCCGTATTCACGACCTTCCAAGTAA
- the LOC132908013 gene encoding uncharacterized protein LOC132908013 isoform X3, producing MLPPTYVEGFHDLEAVKAMEYRPFGKTGLMVSKLSFGGGPLGCHYGTYDEGQAIEAIRQGIKQGINYIDTAPWYGQGRSETTIGKALKGIPRKAYYIATKVGRYELNYENMFNFSKEKTRSSFLESLQLLGLDYVDVIQVHDIEFAPSLDIIITQTLPELSRQVADGKAKHIGITGYPISILKECIEKSNIKISCVLSYSRHTLIDNTLSEYIPFFKAHNIGIINASAPCMGLLTNKGPPTWHHSSEQTKEVCADAAAYCKDHDIELAKLALWYSMQCKDIATYLVGMQNLKELQINLNVVKNGITDKEKTVLQEIQEKYLCKITEKHWENKELQAYWEYMKK from the exons atgttACCACCGACATACGTCGAAGGTTTTCATGATTTGGAAGCCGTTAAGGCTATGGAATATAGACCTTTCGGCAAAACCGGATTGATGGTCAGCAAATTATCATTTGGCGGCGGACCGCTTGGTTGTCATTATGG TACGTATGATGAAGGTCAAGCAATTGAAGCGATACGTCAAGGAATAAAACAGGGGATCAATTACATTGATACCGCACCATGGTATGGTCAAGGTCGCTCCGAAACTACTATTGGAAAA GCACTGAAAGGCATTCCACGTAAAGCATATTATATCGCGACAAAAGTCGGACGATACgaattaaattacgaaaatatgtTCAATTTTTCCAAAGAAAAAACTAGAAGTAGTTTCCTTGAAAGCTTACAACTTTTGGGTTTGGATTATGTTGATGTCATCCAA gTTCATGATATCGAATTTGCACCAAGTTTAGACATAATAATTACACAAACCTTACCGGAACTGTCAAGACAAGTTGCGGACGGCAAGGCAAAGCACATTGGTATCACTGGATATCCGATATCCATTTTAAAGGAATGTATTgaaaaaagtaatatcaaaatttcttGCGTACTGAGCTATTCAAGGCATACGCTAATAGATAATACTTTGTCTGaatatattccatttttcaaG GCACATAATATTGGTATAATTAATGCTTCTGCACCATGTATGGGACTTCTAACTAATAAGGGTCCACCAACTTGGCATCACAGTTCAGAACAAACGAAAGAAGTATGTGCAGATGCTGCTGCGTATTGTAAg GATCATGATATAGAATTAGCCAAGTTAGCATTATGGTATTCTATGCAGTGCAAAGATATTGCTACATATTTAGTCGgaatgcaaaatttaaaagaactgCAGATAAACCTTAATGTTGTAAAAAATGGAATTACAGATAAGGAAAAAACTGTGCTTCAAGAAATTCAGGAAAA gtatttatgtaaaataacagAGAAACACTGGGAAAACAAGGAACTTCAAGCATACTgggaatatatgaaaaaataa
- the LOC132908013 gene encoding uncharacterized protein LOC132908013 isoform X2, with protein MCLFKCSLRSTVEIVRCTISVKYKSSYTNMLPPTYVEGFHDLEAVKAMEYRPFGKTGLMVSKLSFGGGPLGCHYGTYDEGQAIEAIRQGIKQGINYIDTAPWYGQGRSETTIGKALKGIPRKAYYIATKVGRYELNYENMFNFSKEKTRSSFLESLQLLGLDYVDVIQVHDIEFAPSLDIIITQTLPELSRQVADGKAKHIGITGYPISILKECIEKSNIKISCVLSYSRHTLIDNTLSEYIPFFKAHNIGIINASAPCMGLLTNKGPPTWHHSSEQTKEVCADAAAYCKDHDIELAKLALWYSMQCKDIATYLVGMQNLKELQINLNVVKNGITDKEKTVLQEIQENPRSQRFLKYLI; from the exons ATGTGTTTATTCAAGTGCTCCTTACGCTCTACTGTGGAAATCGTGCGATGTACTATaagtgttaaatataaatcatcttacac aaatatgttACCACCGACATACGTCGAAGGTTTTCATGATTTGGAAGCCGTTAAGGCTATGGAATATAGACCTTTCGGCAAAACCGGATTGATGGTCAGCAAATTATCATTTGGCGGCGGACCGCTTGGTTGTCATTATGG TACGTATGATGAAGGTCAAGCAATTGAAGCGATACGTCAAGGAATAAAACAGGGGATCAATTACATTGATACCGCACCATGGTATGGTCAAGGTCGCTCCGAAACTACTATTGGAAAA GCACTGAAAGGCATTCCACGTAAAGCATATTATATCGCGACAAAAGTCGGACGATACgaattaaattacgaaaatatgtTCAATTTTTCCAAAGAAAAAACTAGAAGTAGTTTCCTTGAAAGCTTACAACTTTTGGGTTTGGATTATGTTGATGTCATCCAA gTTCATGATATCGAATTTGCACCAAGTTTAGACATAATAATTACACAAACCTTACCGGAACTGTCAAGACAAGTTGCGGACGGCAAGGCAAAGCACATTGGTATCACTGGATATCCGATATCCATTTTAAAGGAATGTATTgaaaaaagtaatatcaaaatttcttGCGTACTGAGCTATTCAAGGCATACGCTAATAGATAATACTTTGTCTGaatatattccatttttcaaG GCACATAATATTGGTATAATTAATGCTTCTGCACCATGTATGGGACTTCTAACTAATAAGGGTCCACCAACTTGGCATCACAGTTCAGAACAAACGAAAGAAGTATGTGCAGATGCTGCTGCGTATTGTAAg GATCATGATATAGAATTAGCCAAGTTAGCATTATGGTATTCTATGCAGTGCAAAGATATTGCTACATATTTAGTCGgaatgcaaaatttaaaagaactgCAGATAAACCTTAATGTTGTAAAAAATGGAATTACAGATAAGGAAAAAACTGTGCTTCAAGAAATTCAGGAAAA TCCCCGTTCTCAAAGATTTTTAAAGTATCTGATCTGA